In Helianthus annuus cultivar XRQ/B chromosome 8, HanXRQr2.0-SUNRISE, whole genome shotgun sequence, a single genomic region encodes these proteins:
- the LOC110912737 gene encoding histone H2B, translated as MAPKAEKKPAEKKPAEEKAPAEKKPKAGKKLPKEAGAASADKKKKRTKKSVETYKIYIFKVLKQVHPDIGISSKAMGIMNSFINDIFEKLAQESSRLARYNKKPTITSREIQTAVRLVLPGELAKHAVSEGTKAVTKFTSS; from the coding sequence ATGGCGCCAAAGGCAGAGAAGAAGCCCGCCGAGAAGAAGCCAGCGGAAGAGAAAGCACCGGCGGAGAAGAAGCCAAAGGCCGGGAAGAAACTGCCGAAAGAAGCCGGAGCCGCCTCTGCagataagaagaagaagagaacGAAGAAGAGCGTGGAGACGTACAAGATCTACATCTTCAAGGTGTTGAAGCAGGTTCATCCTGACATCGGAATCTCCAGCAAGGCCATGGGAATCATGAACAGTTTCATCAACGACATCTTCGAGAAGCTCGCTCAGGAGAGTTCCAGGCTCGCCCGCTACAACAAGAAGCCCACCATCACATCTCGGGAGATCCAGACTGCTGTGCGGCTTGTTCTTCCTGGTGAATTGGCCAAACATGCTGTTTCTGAAGGCACAAAGGCCGTCACCAAATTCACTAGCTCTTAG
- the LOC110912736 gene encoding histone H2B encodes MAPKAEKKPAEKKPAEEKAPAEKKPKAGKKLPKEAGAASTDKKKKKRTKKSVETYKIYIFKVLKQVHPDIGISSKAMGIMNSFINDVFEKLAQESSRLARYNKKPAITSREIQTAVRLVLPGELAKHAVSEGTKAVTKFTSS; translated from the coding sequence atggcGCCAAAGGCAGAGAAGAAGCCCGCTGAGAAGAAGCCAGCGGAAGAGAAAGCACCGGCGGAGAAGAAGCCAAAGGCCGGGAAGAAACTACCGAAAGAAGCCGGGGCCGCCTCTAcagataagaagaagaagaagagaacgAAGAAGAGCGTGGAGACGTACAAGATCTACATCTTCAAGGTGTTGAAGCAGGTCCATCCTGACATCGGAATCTCCAGCAAGGCCATGGGAATCATGAACAGTTTCATCAACGATGTCTTCGAGAAACTCGCTCAGGAGAGTTCCAGACTCGCACGTTACAACAAGAAGCCCGCCATCACGTCTCGGGAGATCCAGACTGCTGTGAGGCTTGTTCTTCCTGGTGAATTGGCCAAACATGCTGTTTCTGAAGGCACAAAGGCCGTCACCAAATTTACCAGCTCTTAA